One Myotis daubentonii chromosome 3, mMyoDau2.1, whole genome shotgun sequence genomic window carries:
- the TFRC gene encoding transferrin receptor protein 1 isoform X1 encodes MMDQARSTFSNLFGGEPLSYSRFSLTRQVDGDNSRVEMKLAADEDEIDNNVRGNRAHAKRKRLNGLICCGTVAVIIFFLIGFLIGYLGYCKRVEPKTECEQTESAAIDTEEETEEDLPEVSPHLFWSDLKAMLSEKLNTADFTKTIRQLNENSYVPREAGSQKDTNLAFYIEDKFRKLQFSKAWHNEHFVKIQVKSSDPNSVTIIAMNNGGPYLLENPQGYVAYSKATTVTGKLVHANFGTKQDFEALSTSVNGSLVLVRAGKITFAEKVANAESLNAIGVLIYMDHTKFPIVDAELPLFGHAHLGTGDPYTPGFPSFNHTQFPPSQSSGLPNIPVQTISRAAAEKLFDSKNMEGDCPSSWKTDSSCKLVTTQNRNVKLTVNNVLKEIRIFNVFGVIKGFEEPGHYIVVGAQRDAWGPGAAKSSVGTALLLELAQIFSDLVFKGGFKPRRSIVFASWSAGDFGAVGATEWLEGYLSSLHIKAFTYINLDKAVLGTSNFKVSASPLLYSLIEETMQDVKHPATGLPLYRDSNWMNKVEKFSLDDAAFPFLAYSGIPAVSFCFCGASDYPYLGTTQDTYEVLNQEVPELNKMARAAAEVAGHLIIKLTHNAELNLNYDMYNEKMLSFVRDMNQFKTDVKEMGLSLQWLYSARGDFYRATSKLTTDYKNSDAADRLVMREINDRIMRVEYHLLSPYVSPRDAPFRHIFWGSGSHTLSALLEHIKLRRKDRSAFNETLFRNQLALATWTIQEAANAISGDIWDIDNEF; translated from the exons ATGATGGATCAAGCCAGATCAACATTCTCCAACTTG ttTGGTGGAGAACCGTTGTCATATAGCCGGTTTAGTCTTACACGGCAAGTAGATGGCGATAACAGTCGTGTGGAGATGAAACTAGCTGCAGACGAAGATGAAATTGACAATAACGTGAGAGGTAATCGTGCTCACGCAAAACGGAAAAGGCTTAATGGATTAATCTGCTGTGGGACTGTTGCTGTCATCATCTTTTTCTTGATCG GATTTCTGATCGGCTATTTGGGCTATTGTAAACGTGTAGAGCCAAAAACTGAATGTGAGCAAACAGAGTCTGCAGCGATAGACactgaagaggaaactgaagagGACTTGCCTGAAGTATCTCCCCACTTATTTTGGTCAGACCTCAAAGCAATGTTGTCAGAGAAACTGAATACGGCAGACTTCACCAAGACAATCAG GCAGCTAAATGAAAATTCTTATGTCCCTCGTGAGGCTGGATCTCAAAAAGATACAAACCTTGCTTTTTATATTGAAGATAAATTCCGTAAACTTCAATTCAGCAAAGCCTGGCATAATGAACATTTTGTTAAGATTCAGGTCAAAAGCAG TGATCCAAATTCAGTGACCATAATTGCTATGAACAATGGCGGGCCATACCTCCTGGAGAATCCTCAGGGTTACGTGGCATATAGTAAGGCTACGACAGTTACT GGTAAATTGGTCCATGCCAATTTTGGCACTAAACAAGACTTTGAGGCTTTAAGCACTTCTGTGAATGGCTCTTTAGTGCTTGTTAGAGCAGGGAAAATCACATTTGCTGAAAAG gttgCAAATGCTGAAAGTTTAAATGCAATTGGTGTTTTGATCTACATGGACCATACTAAATTTCCCATTGTTGATGCAGAGCTTCCATTGTTTGGACAT GCTCATCTGGGAACAGGTGATCCTTATACGCCAGGATTCCCTTCTTTCAATCATACTCAGTTTCCACCGTCTCAGTCATCAGGATTGCCTAATATCCCTGTCCAGACCATTTCCAGAGCTGCTGCAGAGAAACTGTTCGA TTCTAAAAACATGGAAGGAGACTGTCCTTCTTCTTGGAAAACAGATTCTTCATGTAAGCTGGTAACCACACAGAATAGGAATGTGAAACTCACTGTGAACAATGTGCTGAAAGAGATACGAATTTTTAATGTCTTCGGTGTTATTAAAGGCTTTGAAGAACCAG gtcattATATTGTAGTCGGGGCCCAGAGGGATGCCTGGGGTCCTGGAGCTGCAAAATCCAGTGTGGGAACAGCCCTTCTATTGGAACTTGCCCAGATATTCTCTGATTTGGTCTTTAAAG GCGGGTTTAAACCCAGAAGAAGCATTGTCTTTGCCAGCTGGAGCGCTGGTGACTTCGGAGCTGTGGGTGCCACTGAATGGCTGGAG gGATACCTTTCCAGCTTGCATATAAAGGCTTTCACTTACATTAATCTGGATAAAGCTGTTCTTG GTACCAGCAACTTCAAGGTTTCTGCCAGCCCATTGTTGTATTCACTCATTGAGGAAACGATGCAAGAC GTGAAACATCCAGCTACTGGCTTGCCTCTGTATCGGGATAGCAACTGGATGAACAAAGT GGAGAAATTTTCTCTTGATGATGCTGCTTTCCCTTTCCTTGCGTATTCTGGAATCCCAGCcgtttctttctgtttttgtggG GCCTCAGATTATCCTTACTTAGGTACTACCCAGGATACCTACGAGGTACTGAATCAGGAAGTCCCCGAGTTGAACAAAATGGCACGTGCAGCAGCAGAAGTTGCTGGTCATCTCATAATTAAACTTACCCATAATGCTGAATTGAACCTGAACTATGACATGTATAATGAGAAAATGCTTTCATTTGTGAGGGATATGAACCAATTCAAAACAGACGTAAAG GAGATGGGTCTGAGTCTACAGTGGTTATATTCTGCTCGTGGAGACTTTTATCGTGCTACTTCCAAACTAACAACAGATTATAAGAACTCAGATGCCGCAGACAGACTTGTCATGAGGGAGATCAATGACCGCATCATGAGA gtggAATATCACCTCCTCTCACCCTATGTATCTCCAAGAGATGCTCCTTTCCGACACATCTTCTGGGGCTCTggctctcacactctctcagcTTTACTGGAGCACATAAAACTGCGTCGGAAAGATCGCAGTGCTTTTAATGAAACACTGTTCAGAAACCAGCTGGCTTTAGCAACTTGGACTATTCAGGAAGCTGCAAATGCCATCTCTGGTGACATTTGGGACATTGACAATGAGTTTTAA
- the TFRC gene encoding transferrin receptor protein 1 isoform X2, translating into MMDQARSTFSNLFGGEPLSYSRFSLTRQVDGDNSRVEMKLAADEDEIDNNVRGNRAHAKRKRLNGLICCGTVAVIIFFLIGFLIGYLGYCKRVEPKTECEQTESAAIDTEEETEEDLPEVSPHLFWSDLKAMLSEKLNTADFTKTIRQLNENSYVPREAGSQKDTNLAFYIEDKFRKLQFSKAWHNEHFVKIQVKSSDPNSVTIIAMNNGGPYLLENPQGYVAYSKATTVTGKLVHANFGTKQDFEALSTSVNGSLVLVRAGKITFAEKVANAESLNAIGVLIYMDHTKFPIVDAELPLFGHAHLGTGDPYTPGFPSFNHTQFPPSQSSGLPNIPVQTISRAAAEKLFDSKNMEGDCPSSWKTDSSCKLVTTQNRNVKLTVNNVLKEIRIFNVFGVIKGFEEPGHYIVVGAQRDAWGPGAAKSSVGTALLLELAQIFSDLVFKGGFKPRRSIVFASWSAGDFGAVGATEWLEGYLSSLHIKAFTYINLDKAVLGTSNFKVSASPLLYSLIEETMQDVKHPATGLPLYRDSNWMNKVEKFSLDDAAFPFLAYSGIPAVSFCFCGASDYPYLGTTQDTYEVLNQEVPELNKMARAAAEVAGHLIIKLTHNAELNLNYDMYNEKMLSFVRDMNQFKTDVKAIHKELGPRD; encoded by the exons ATGATGGATCAAGCCAGATCAACATTCTCCAACTTG ttTGGTGGAGAACCGTTGTCATATAGCCGGTTTAGTCTTACACGGCAAGTAGATGGCGATAACAGTCGTGTGGAGATGAAACTAGCTGCAGACGAAGATGAAATTGACAATAACGTGAGAGGTAATCGTGCTCACGCAAAACGGAAAAGGCTTAATGGATTAATCTGCTGTGGGACTGTTGCTGTCATCATCTTTTTCTTGATCG GATTTCTGATCGGCTATTTGGGCTATTGTAAACGTGTAGAGCCAAAAACTGAATGTGAGCAAACAGAGTCTGCAGCGATAGACactgaagaggaaactgaagagGACTTGCCTGAAGTATCTCCCCACTTATTTTGGTCAGACCTCAAAGCAATGTTGTCAGAGAAACTGAATACGGCAGACTTCACCAAGACAATCAG GCAGCTAAATGAAAATTCTTATGTCCCTCGTGAGGCTGGATCTCAAAAAGATACAAACCTTGCTTTTTATATTGAAGATAAATTCCGTAAACTTCAATTCAGCAAAGCCTGGCATAATGAACATTTTGTTAAGATTCAGGTCAAAAGCAG TGATCCAAATTCAGTGACCATAATTGCTATGAACAATGGCGGGCCATACCTCCTGGAGAATCCTCAGGGTTACGTGGCATATAGTAAGGCTACGACAGTTACT GGTAAATTGGTCCATGCCAATTTTGGCACTAAACAAGACTTTGAGGCTTTAAGCACTTCTGTGAATGGCTCTTTAGTGCTTGTTAGAGCAGGGAAAATCACATTTGCTGAAAAG gttgCAAATGCTGAAAGTTTAAATGCAATTGGTGTTTTGATCTACATGGACCATACTAAATTTCCCATTGTTGATGCAGAGCTTCCATTGTTTGGACAT GCTCATCTGGGAACAGGTGATCCTTATACGCCAGGATTCCCTTCTTTCAATCATACTCAGTTTCCACCGTCTCAGTCATCAGGATTGCCTAATATCCCTGTCCAGACCATTTCCAGAGCTGCTGCAGAGAAACTGTTCGA TTCTAAAAACATGGAAGGAGACTGTCCTTCTTCTTGGAAAACAGATTCTTCATGTAAGCTGGTAACCACACAGAATAGGAATGTGAAACTCACTGTGAACAATGTGCTGAAAGAGATACGAATTTTTAATGTCTTCGGTGTTATTAAAGGCTTTGAAGAACCAG gtcattATATTGTAGTCGGGGCCCAGAGGGATGCCTGGGGTCCTGGAGCTGCAAAATCCAGTGTGGGAACAGCCCTTCTATTGGAACTTGCCCAGATATTCTCTGATTTGGTCTTTAAAG GCGGGTTTAAACCCAGAAGAAGCATTGTCTTTGCCAGCTGGAGCGCTGGTGACTTCGGAGCTGTGGGTGCCACTGAATGGCTGGAG gGATACCTTTCCAGCTTGCATATAAAGGCTTTCACTTACATTAATCTGGATAAAGCTGTTCTTG GTACCAGCAACTTCAAGGTTTCTGCCAGCCCATTGTTGTATTCACTCATTGAGGAAACGATGCAAGAC GTGAAACATCCAGCTACTGGCTTGCCTCTGTATCGGGATAGCAACTGGATGAACAAAGT GGAGAAATTTTCTCTTGATGATGCTGCTTTCCCTTTCCTTGCGTATTCTGGAATCCCAGCcgtttctttctgtttttgtggG GCCTCAGATTATCCTTACTTAGGTACTACCCAGGATACCTACGAGGTACTGAATCAGGAAGTCCCCGAGTTGAACAAAATGGCACGTGCAGCAGCAGAAGTTGCTGGTCATCTCATAATTAAACTTACCCATAATGCTGAATTGAACCTGAACTATGACATGTATAATGAGAAAATGCTTTCATTTGTGAGGGATATGAACCAATTCAAAACAGACGTAAAG GCAATCCATAAAGAGCTAGGACCCAGAGACTAA